In one Novosphingopyxis iocasae genomic region, the following are encoded:
- the cydB gene encoding cytochrome d ubiquinol oxidase subunit II, with product MSALYNFDLATAWAFIIAFAVFMYVVMDGFDLGIGILFPTITVGKERDAAMNSIAPVWDGNETWLVLGGGGLFAAFPLAYAVVLPATYPLIIIMLLGLVFRGVAFEFRWRDERHQTFWDFAFFGGSLAAAMAQGMILGALLQGVEVDGRAYAGSWFDWLTPYTLLTGLGTVAGYALLGSTWLIIKAQGRALDHAYRMAKPAFFVTLGLMVAVSLYTPFLEANYYSRWFTYPNVLFAAQVPLLTGIIVFALLRALVKRRTHQPFLLSLALFLLGMAGLGVSMWPHIVPPAITIWDAAAPESSQIFMLVGTAIIMPVILIYTGFAYWVFRGKTGEEGYHS from the coding sequence ATGAGCGCGCTCTACAATTTCGATCTGGCCACCGCCTGGGCGTTCATCATCGCCTTTGCCGTATTCATGTATGTCGTGATGGACGGGTTTGATCTGGGCATCGGCATTCTGTTTCCCACTATCACCGTGGGCAAGGAACGGGACGCGGCGATGAACAGCATCGCGCCGGTCTGGGACGGGAACGAGACCTGGCTGGTGCTGGGCGGCGGCGGCCTCTTCGCGGCCTTTCCGCTGGCTTATGCCGTGGTGCTGCCGGCCACCTATCCGCTGATCATCATCATGCTGCTCGGCCTGGTGTTTCGCGGCGTTGCCTTTGAATTTCGCTGGCGTGACGAACGGCACCAGACCTTTTGGGATTTCGCCTTTTTCGGTGGATCGCTGGCCGCCGCGATGGCGCAGGGCATGATCCTCGGCGCGCTGTTGCAGGGCGTGGAGGTTGATGGGCGTGCCTATGCAGGCAGCTGGTTCGACTGGCTGACGCCCTACACACTGCTCACCGGCCTCGGCACGGTGGCGGGTTATGCGCTGCTCGGCAGCACATGGCTAATCATCAAGGCGCAAGGGCGCGCGCTCGACCATGCCTACAGGATGGCAAAGCCTGCCTTCTTCGTCACGTTGGGCCTTATGGTGGCGGTCAGCCTTTATACGCCCTTTCTCGAGGCCAACTATTATTCGCGCTGGTTCACTTATCCGAATGTTCTCTTCGCAGCGCAGGTGCCGCTGCTGACGGGAATCATCGTCTTTGCGCTGCTGCGCGCCTTGGTGAAGCGGCGGACCCATCAGCCGTTCCTGCTTTCGCTGGCGCTGTTCCTGCTCGGCATGGCCGGGCTGGGGGTGAGCATGTGGCCGCATATCGTTCCGCCCGCGATCACAATCTGGGATGCCGCCGCACCCGAAAGCAGCCAGATCTTCATGCTGGTCGGCACCGCGATCATTATGCCGGTCATCCTGATCTACACCGGTTTTGCCTATTGGGTGTTTCGCGGCAAGACCGGTGAGGAAGGCTATCACTCATGA
- a CDS encoding BCCT family transporter — protein sequence MNDPVLKEPAESGENFRIKINAPVFLTSAVLILAFALFGALFPERSKQIFDALQAGIVADFGWFYILTVAGFLVFVLFLMLSRYGDVKLGPDDSEPEYSYLSWFAMLFSAGMGIGLIFFGVAEPIQHYANPPVGEGGTIQAARDAMVLTFFHWGLHAWAIYIVVGLALAYFAFRRGLPLTIRSALYPLIGDRINGPIGHAIDIFAVLGTMFGVATSLGLGVLQVNAGFNYLIGLPVSVPVQIGLIAAIAGMATLSVVMGLDKGVKRLSELNIILAGLLLAFVLITGPTIFLFQAFVQNVGAYLGQVVPRTFRMYAYEPNPWLANWTLFYWGWWIAWSPFVGMFIARISRGRTIRQFIAGVLLVPALFTFLWMTVFGNSAIAMDLSGIAPIAATVKNNLPVALFEVLGQLPLASLASGLATLLVITFFVTSADSGALVIDMITSGAAENPPVWQRVFWACCAGAVAAVLLVAGGLQALQTAAITSALPFSVVMVFICYGLLRALQTETRGSAMDLAITGVPAGARSPVSWQSRLSAITRHHDKPEVSAFLRETAKPALQAIAGQFDGSGLSPEISEDEDVIDLKIEHGERGTFRYAIRARGFRAPSFAWAETRKTKDGERTHYRAMAHSSEGDQPHDVTGFSSDQLINDLLNRYAHFRQSRRLGP from the coding sequence ATGAACGATCCTGTTTTGAAAGAACCGGCCGAATCCGGGGAGAATTTCCGGATCAAGATCAATGCGCCGGTGTTCCTCACCTCGGCCGTGTTGATCCTCGCCTTCGCGCTGTTCGGTGCGCTCTTTCCGGAGCGTTCGAAACAGATATTCGACGCGCTGCAGGCTGGCATCGTGGCCGATTTCGGCTGGTTCTACATCCTCACCGTGGCCGGTTTCCTGGTGTTCGTGCTGTTCCTGATGCTCAGCCGTTATGGCGATGTGAAGCTGGGGCCGGACGATAGCGAGCCGGAATATAGCTATCTGTCCTGGTTCGCGATGCTGTTCAGCGCAGGGATGGGCATCGGCCTCATCTTCTTCGGGGTGGCCGAGCCGATCCAGCATTATGCCAATCCGCCGGTGGGTGAGGGCGGCACGATCCAGGCCGCGCGCGATGCGATGGTGCTGACATTCTTTCATTGGGGGCTGCATGCCTGGGCGATCTACATCGTCGTCGGCCTGGCACTCGCTTATTTCGCCTTCCGGCGGGGTCTGCCGCTCACGATCCGCAGCGCGCTCTATCCGCTGATCGGGGATCGCATCAACGGGCCGATCGGCCATGCGATCGATATCTTTGCGGTGCTGGGCACCATGTTCGGCGTCGCCACCTCGCTTGGCCTCGGCGTGCTGCAGGTGAACGCAGGCTTCAACTATCTCATCGGCCTGCCGGTATCCGTGCCGGTTCAGATCGGTCTGATTGCGGCGATCGCCGGTATGGCGACGCTTTCGGTCGTGATGGGATTGGACAAGGGCGTGAAGCGCCTGTCCGAACTCAACATCATCCTTGCCGGCCTATTGTTGGCCTTCGTGCTGATCACCGGGCCGACGATCTTCCTGTTCCAAGCCTTCGTTCAGAATGTGGGCGCCTATCTGGGCCAGGTGGTCCCGCGCACCTTCCGTATGTACGCCTATGAACCGAACCCCTGGCTCGCCAACTGGACGCTGTTCTACTGGGGTTGGTGGATCGCCTGGTCGCCTTTTGTCGGCATGTTCATCGCGCGTATCTCGCGCGGCCGCACGATCCGCCAGTTCATCGCTGGGGTGCTGCTGGTGCCCGCATTGTTCACGTTCTTGTGGATGACGGTATTCGGCAACAGCGCCATCGCGATGGACCTTTCCGGCATCGCGCCGATCGCGGCCACGGTGAAGAACAATCTGCCGGTCGCGCTGTTCGAGGTGCTGGGGCAATTGCCGCTCGCCAGCCTGGCTTCGGGCCTCGCCACGCTGCTCGTGATCACTTTCTTCGTGACGTCTGCGGATTCGGGCGCGCTGGTAATCGACATGATCACCTCCGGCGCTGCCGAGAACCCGCCGGTCTGGCAGCGCGTCTTCTGGGCATGCTGCGCCGGGGCGGTCGCTGCGGTGCTGCTGGTGGCAGGCGGACTGCAGGCGCTGCAAACCGCCGCGATCACGAGCGCGCTGCCCTTCTCCGTGGTGATGGTGTTCATCTGCTACGGCCTGCTGCGTGCGTTGCAGACGGAGACACGCGGCTCGGCCATGGACCTTGCCATTACCGGGGTGCCAGCCGGCGCGCGCAGCCCGGTCAGCTGGCAGTCGCGTTTGTCCGCAATTACCCGCCATCATGACAAGCCGGAAGTGTCCGCCTTCCTGCGCGAGACGGCCAAGCCGGCATTGCAAGCCATTGCGGGCCAATTCGACGGCAGCGGACTTTCGCCGGAAATCAGCGAAGATGAGGATGTGATCGATCTGAAGATCGAACATGGCGAACGCGGCACTTTCCGCTACGCCATTCGTGCCCGCGGTTTTCGTGCGCCAAGCTTCGCCTGGGCCGAAACGCGCAAAACCAAGGATGGCGAGCGCACGCATTATCGTGCGATGGCGCATTCTTCCGAAGGCGATCAACCGCATGACGTAACCGGGTTCAGCAGCGATCAGTTGATCAACGATCTGCTCAATCGCTACGCTCACTTCCGCCAGAGCCGCCGCCTCGGTCCGTGA
- a CDS encoding cytochrome ubiquinol oxidase subunit I has protein sequence MFDNADALILARIQFAFTVSFHFIFPAFSIGLASYLAVLEGLWLKTGKSLYKDLFKYWLKIFAVAFAMGVVSGIVMSYQFGTNWSVFSDRTGPILGPLMAYEVLTAFFLEAGFLGVMLFGMNRVGKTLHFTATLMVAAGTAVSAFWILSVNSWMQTPVGYELSGNGQFLPGDSWWPIIFNPSFPYRLVHTVIAAYLTTALVVGGVGAWHLLKDKTDAHARKMFSMAMWMAALVAPVQIFAGDAHGINTLEHQPQKVMAMEGHYESHPDGAPLYLFGIPNEKEQRLDYAVGIPKLSSLILKHDLDAPLPGLDTIPDQDQPPVGVVFWSFRIMVAIGFAILGLGLWSLVARVRKKLYDWPWLHRAALVMGPAGFVAVIAGWVTTEVGRQPFTVYGLLRTANSASPLDAPAVAISLAAFAAVYLAVFGVGTWYILRLMKSPPQPGERGVKHGEKGPVRTAGITPGPVQGENVQPGGPKGRGMADREMAE, from the coding sequence ATGTTCGACAATGCCGACGCGCTGATATTGGCGCGCATCCAGTTCGCCTTCACGGTGAGCTTTCACTTCATCTTCCCGGCCTTTTCCATTGGACTCGCCAGCTATTTGGCGGTGCTGGAAGGCCTGTGGCTGAAGACGGGCAAAAGTCTCTATAAAGACCTGTTCAAATATTGGCTGAAAATCTTCGCGGTGGCCTTTGCCATGGGCGTCGTCTCCGGCATCGTCATGAGTTATCAGTTCGGCACCAACTGGTCGGTGTTCTCGGACAGGACGGGGCCGATCCTGGGGCCTCTGATGGCCTATGAAGTGCTTACGGCTTTCTTTCTGGAGGCCGGTTTCCTTGGCGTCATGCTCTTCGGTATGAACCGTGTGGGCAAGACGCTGCACTTTACCGCCACCTTGATGGTCGCCGCCGGCACGGCCGTCTCCGCCTTCTGGATTCTCAGCGTCAACAGCTGGATGCAGACGCCGGTGGGCTATGAACTGAGCGGAAACGGCCAGTTTCTGCCGGGCGACAGCTGGTGGCCGATCATTTTCAATCCCAGCTTTCCCTATCGCTTGGTTCACACCGTGATCGCGGCTTATCTGACGACGGCGCTGGTGGTGGGCGGTGTCGGCGCCTGGCACCTTCTGAAGGACAAGACGGACGCCCACGCACGCAAAATGTTCTCGATGGCGATGTGGATGGCCGCGTTGGTGGCACCCGTTCAGATTTTCGCAGGGGACGCGCACGGAATCAATACGCTGGAGCATCAGCCACAAAAGGTGATGGCGATGGAGGGCCATTATGAAAGCCATCCCGATGGCGCTCCGCTTTATCTGTTCGGCATTCCCAATGAGAAGGAACAGCGGCTCGACTATGCAGTCGGCATTCCCAAGCTGAGTTCGCTGATCCTGAAGCACGATCTCGACGCGCCTTTACCAGGCCTCGACACCATTCCAGATCAGGATCAGCCGCCGGTTGGCGTCGTCTTCTGGAGCTTCCGCATCATGGTCGCCATCGGCTTTGCGATCCTGGGCCTAGGCCTTTGGAGCCTTGTCGCGCGCGTGCGCAAAAAGCTTTACGACTGGCCCTGGCTGCACCGGGCGGCGTTGGTGATGGGGCCAGCGGGCTTCGTCGCGGTGATTGCAGGCTGGGTGACGACCGAAGTCGGGCGGCAACCCTTCACGGTTTATGGGCTGCTGCGCACCGCGAATAGCGCCAGTCCGCTCGATGCGCCGGCGGTCGCAATATCGCTGGCCGCATTCGCCGCCGTCTATCTGGCGGTTTTCGGGGTGGGCACCTGGTACATCCTGCGCTTGATGAAGAGCCCGCCGCAGCCCGGTGAGCGTGGCGTCAAGCATGGCGAGAAGGGGCCGGTGAGGACGGCAGGCATCACGCCCGGACCGGTGCAGGGAGAAAATGTGCAGCCCGGCGGACCAAAAGGACGCGGCATGGCGGACCGGGAGATGGCGGAATGA
- a CDS encoding MFS transporter: MQASFHLLNKRRFLPLFATQSLGAFNDNLYKTAMVLFVVYGVFSDPESETLFSAVATGVFVLPFFLFSAISGQFADTRDKARLIRIIKACEIAIMVVGGTGLLLAWADIAVHLLAIPLLLIALFAMGVHSTFFGPIKYAILPQHLQHEEVLGGTGLVEAGTYIAILIGTIVAGIIPVEVAAAAVIGIAVIGYLTGRQVPSAPPEAGDIQQIDFNIWTASRDLVLLVRETPAVWLAVVAISFFWTIGTVLFIQFPPLVKNVLTGDKTVASLFLAVFSVGIAIGSVAINRLLKGQVSARWAPICVLVMGGFVALFYFICHGWQVSRSGTLYDIPAFLAHPDSWGVVVALLGVAIAGGMFVVPLYAFLTTTVPKSQTARAVAANNLVNSGAMVGGSVITLGMSAAGIPITEQLLFSAAMCLVSAWLAHRLHMASRDIILREADGPML; the protein is encoded by the coding sequence ATGCAGGCCTCTTTCCATCTGCTGAACAAGCGACGTTTTCTGCCATTGTTCGCAACGCAGAGCCTCGGCGCATTCAACGACAATCTGTACAAGACCGCGATGGTGCTGTTCGTCGTCTATGGCGTGTTCAGCGATCCGGAGAGCGAAACGCTGTTCAGCGCGGTGGCGACGGGCGTGTTCGTGCTGCCTTTCTTTCTGTTTTCGGCCATTTCCGGCCAGTTTGCCGATACGCGTGACAAGGCGCGGCTGATCCGCATCATCAAGGCTTGCGAGATCGCGATCATGGTGGTGGGCGGCACCGGACTGCTGCTCGCCTGGGCCGACATAGCGGTGCATCTGCTGGCGATCCCGCTGCTGCTGATCGCGCTGTTCGCCATGGGCGTCCATTCCACCTTTTTCGGCCCGATCAAATACGCCATCCTGCCGCAGCATCTGCAGCATGAGGAGGTGCTGGGCGGAACCGGCCTTGTGGAGGCGGGCACCTATATCGCGATCCTGATCGGCACCATTGTCGCAGGCATCATTCCGGTGGAGGTCGCCGCCGCGGCGGTAATCGGTATTGCGGTGATCGGCTATCTTACCGGTCGGCAGGTCCCGTCCGCCCCGCCCGAAGCGGGCGACATCCAGCAGATCGATTTCAACATATGGACGGCCTCGCGCGACCTTGTCTTGCTGGTGCGCGAGACGCCAGCCGTGTGGCTTGCCGTAGTGGCGATCAGCTTCTTCTGGACGATCGGCACCGTGCTGTTCATTCAGTTCCCGCCTTTGGTGAAGAACGTGCTGACCGGCGACAAGACGGTGGCGAGCCTGTTCCTGGCGGTCTTTTCGGTCGGCATTGCAATCGGTTCGGTGGCGATCAACCGGCTCCTAAAAGGCCAGGTGTCGGCGCGCTGGGCGCCGATCTGTGTCCTGGTGATGGGCGGCTTCGTCGCGCTGTTCTATTTCATCTGCCACGGCTGGCAGGTCAGCCGGTCCGGCACGCTGTACGATATCCCCGCCTTCCTGGCGCACCCGGACAGCTGGGGCGTGGTGGTGGCGCTGCTGGGCGTTGCGATCGCGGGCGGCATGTTCGTGGTGCCGCTCTATGCGTTTCTCACCACCACCGTGCCGAAGAGCCAGACGGCACGGGCGGTCGCTGCCAACAATCTGGTGAATTCGGGCGCGATGGTGGGGGGATCGGTGATCACGCTGGGCATGAGCGCGGCCGGCATTCCGATCACCGAACAGCTGCTTTTCAGCGCCGCGATGTGCCTGGTTTCTGCTTGGCTCGCGCACCGGCTGCACATGGCCAGCCGCGATATCATTTTGCGAGAGGCCGATGGGCCGATGCTTTAG
- a CDS encoding DUF2474 domain-containing protein gives MKLDPLDGADEAEALPLWRRVGWMAAIWGISVATLGVVAFLIRAWIA, from the coding sequence ATGAAGCTGGATCCGCTGGACGGCGCGGATGAGGCGGAGGCGCTGCCCTTGTGGCGGCGGGTCGGCTGGATGGCGGCGATCTGGGGGATCAGCGTAGCAACGCTTGGCGTCGTGGCATTCCTGATCCGCGCCTGGATCGCCTGA